The following are encoded in a window of Brevibacillus ruminantium genomic DNA:
- a CDS encoding MerR family transcriptional regulator produces the protein MYSIGQLSKKTNISIRTLRFYDEIGLLKPAKVADSGYRYYSNEEVGLLRHITALKELGFSLASIKELLFTEKDSQEHRWETYLDFELATIAEKKKRLNEMEMLLQTARHAFEMKGQVESEDIFLFIKTMRSSPDTREKFLAKHFTEQEIDIIKSLPKLDKNDPRSMEWAKLIRKVKEHMHEPLSSDISQHLAAQIINLSMEWFQQDEELIDKYWSMIRPEKGKETKVYGLDADVMDYIDRIVDWYLRHAQEEDDDGRKKR, from the coding sequence ATGTACAGCATTGGACAACTATCCAAGAAGACGAATATATCCATTCGAACATTGAGATTTTATGACGAAATCGGGCTGTTGAAGCCTGCAAAGGTAGCTGATTCGGGCTATCGGTACTATTCGAATGAGGAGGTTGGTTTGCTTCGTCATATTACGGCACTAAAGGAGCTGGGTTTTTCTCTCGCGTCCATCAAGGAATTATTGTTTACAGAGAAAGATTCGCAGGAGCACCGATGGGAAACTTATTTGGATTTTGAGCTCGCGACAATCGCAGAAAAAAAGAAACGTCTAAACGAGATGGAAATGTTGCTCCAGACTGCGCGGCATGCGTTTGAGATGAAGGGACAGGTTGAATCTGAGGATATCTTTCTGTTCATTAAGACTATGCGCTCTTCACCCGATACAAGGGAAAAGTTCCTGGCCAAGCACTTCACTGAGCAGGAAATCGATATAATTAAAAGCTTGCCGAAATTGGACAAGAACGATCCCCGGAGCATGGAGTGGGCGAAGTTGATCCGGAAGGTCAAGGAGCATATGCACGAACCTCTGTCCTCAGACATTTCGCAGCATCTCGCTGCGCAAATTATAAACCTTTCGATGGAATGGTTTCAGCAAGATGAGGAGCTTATTGACAAGTATTGGTCAATGATTCGTCCCGAAAAAGGCAAGGAAACAAAGGTGTATGGATTGGATGCAGATGTCATGGATTACATCGATCGGATTGTCGATTGGTACTTGCGACACGCACAGGAGGAAGACGACGATGGCAGAAAAAAAAGATAA
- a CDS encoding sigma 54-interacting transcriptional regulator codes for MEKKTVIFISKLEQSLELFINQGHELGVSEDFHLEGRTVNQLAYNPISEDSLVVLSSKFILPTIEAYLPQKQKYIIAKRTVNYKNIRNMLDIPRGIKVLLVSDLQKRANETVSLLKSSGIDLDFYPYYPGGTYSEDIQIAITPGESKFVPPSIQKVIDIGSRVIDLSTWIEIYAHFKHEGRDSRKLTARYLQSIVYITEQLRDEVQKANLLRKHLETIVDRIEDAVLAIDDEDVIRLTNHKALQLLHLQGKDLLNHRTANSIPSHFYQIIHEVPYEKEEIVHWDNQTYFFRKTHIIIEGKNMGYLILFRKASEINKLEHDYRRKMLNKGLIAKYTFNDLSGISTSFQKVTDIAKKIARSNSTVLLLGETGTGKELLAQAIHNGSPRQSGPFVGANFAAISETLLESELFGYEEGAFTGAKKGGHIGLFEQAHNGTIFLDEIGDVSHSIQNRLLRVLQEREIMKVGGNHVIPIDIRVIAATNKDLECMIEEGSFRADLYYRLNILPIFIPPLRDRKEDVYLLTNVFIKKICNRLQRPSFVFSEEARKEMELYHWPGNIRELENIIEYLAHVVDKVVYPQDLLFKRSKRIVEESGETRTLIFEAIKQSYERKGFLEEIRVILQIIHNAKITVGRNYIIRSLQGEGWNITEEQLRYRMKLLNQDQLIKVSRGRKGSSLSDKGVEFLSYLMDKDRALVET; via the coding sequence ATGGAAAAGAAAACAGTCATCTTTATCTCGAAACTTGAGCAATCGCTCGAACTATTCATTAATCAAGGCCATGAACTAGGGGTATCAGAAGATTTTCATCTTGAGGGGCGCACAGTAAATCAGCTTGCCTATAATCCCATAAGTGAAGATTCCCTGGTTGTTCTTTCTAGTAAGTTTATTCTTCCGACAATCGAAGCGTATTTGCCTCAAAAGCAGAAGTATATTATAGCTAAACGAACGGTTAACTACAAGAACATACGTAACATGTTGGATATACCACGTGGAATAAAGGTGCTGCTTGTAAGCGACCTGCAAAAAAGGGCTAATGAAACGGTCTCCCTCTTGAAATCTTCAGGAATTGACCTTGACTTTTATCCCTATTACCCGGGCGGAACGTATTCGGAAGACATTCAAATTGCTATCACACCCGGTGAATCAAAGTTCGTCCCGCCTTCTATCCAAAAAGTTATTGACATTGGCTCACGAGTGATTGACTTATCAACATGGATTGAAATATACGCCCATTTTAAGCATGAGGGACGTGACTCTCGAAAATTGACAGCACGCTATCTTCAATCAATCGTCTATATAACTGAACAACTTAGAGATGAAGTTCAAAAAGCCAATCTTCTTCGCAAACATCTGGAGACCATCGTTGATCGAATTGAAGATGCTGTGTTAGCTATTGATGACGAAGATGTCATTCGCCTTACGAATCATAAGGCTCTACAACTCTTGCATCTGCAGGGCAAAGATCTATTAAATCATAGGACAGCAAACAGCATTCCTTCCCATTTTTATCAAATCATTCATGAAGTACCTTATGAAAAGGAAGAAATTGTGCATTGGGATAACCAGACTTACTTTTTTCGAAAGACACACATTATCATAGAAGGAAAAAACATGGGCTATTTGATCTTGTTTCGTAAAGCTTCAGAAATTAACAAGTTAGAGCATGATTATCGAAGAAAAATGTTGAATAAAGGACTCATTGCCAAATATACGTTTAACGATCTTTCGGGTATAAGCACTTCTTTCCAAAAGGTAACCGACATTGCTAAAAAAATTGCACGAAGCAATTCTACAGTTCTTTTGCTAGGAGAGACCGGAACGGGTAAAGAATTGTTAGCCCAAGCGATTCACAACGGTTCTCCACGTCAAAGTGGTCCCTTTGTAGGTGCGAATTTTGCCGCGATTTCTGAGACTTTATTAGAAAGTGAACTTTTCGGATATGAAGAAGGAGCATTTACGGGCGCAAAAAAGGGCGGACACATCGGACTGTTTGAACAGGCTCATAATGGTACAATTTTCTTGGATGAAATTGGAGATGTCTCTCATTCCATTCAGAACCGATTACTGCGAGTACTCCAGGAAAGAGAAATCATGAAGGTAGGGGGAAATCACGTCATTCCGATCGACATCCGCGTTATTGCAGCGACAAACAAAGATTTGGAATGCATGATTGAGGAGGGGAGTTTTCGAGCAGACCTGTATTATCGACTGAATATCCTGCCGATTTTTATTCCCCCTTTACGTGATCGCAAGGAAGATGTTTACTTGCTCACCAACGTCTTTATCAAAAAAATTTGCAACCGCTTGCAACGACCATCTTTTGTCTTTTCCGAAGAAGCGAGGAAGGAGATGGAACTATATCATTGGCCCGGGAATATCAGAGAACTGGAAAATATCATCGAATATTTGGCTCATGTCGTTGACAAGGTGGTCTATCCACAAGATCTCTTGTTCAAACGCAGCAAAAGAATCGTGGAAGAATCAGGTGAAACAAGGACACTCATTTTTGAAGCAATCAAGCAATCTTATGAGAGAAAAGGTTTTCTGGAAGAGATCAGGGTTATCTTGCAGATTATTCATAATGCTAAGATTACAGTAGGCAGAAATTACATTATCCGCTCCTTACAAGGGGAGGGCTGGAACATTACGGAAGAACAGCTTCGCTATCGTATGAAGCTGTTAAACCAAGACCAATTAATAAAAGTCAGCCGTGGGAGAAAAGGCAGCTCCCTTTCCGATAAGGGGGTCGAGTTTCTATCTTACTTAATGGATAAGGATCGAGCTCTCGTCGAAACGTAA
- a CDS encoding succinylglutamate desuccinylase/aspartoacylase family protein has product MNIREVIFEPTSVTSFSIHEFGDGQGPSIAITAGVHGDEQTAIHTANLLIKLLGSQKVSGRIKVIPICNPASYRSRTRCSPFDHLDMNRFFPGNAEGSPTMQLADRLWKETRDVEFLVDIHCCGVDGSTYTLALYEQYPEMKELAEALGIPVVIQSGGQAGQLFVESCHTGQKALIIELPGGQPGGVINAKAAEECCEALNRYLIRLGVLEGELHQSQVTFYGRINTLLAPHPGLFLPLATAGARCDKGHLLGTFEGHPVIAPFSGVITNLSQARYCFAGERMAGVAPFEKDL; this is encoded by the coding sequence ATGAACATTCGCGAGGTTATTTTTGAACCGACAAGTGTCACTAGTTTTTCAATCCACGAATTCGGGGACGGTCAGGGGCCAAGCATCGCCATTACGGCTGGGGTACATGGCGATGAACAGACAGCTATTCATACCGCCAACTTATTAATCAAGCTGCTTGGAAGTCAAAAGGTATCTGGGCGGATTAAGGTAATTCCGATTTGTAACCCTGCCTCTTATCGCAGTCGGACCCGCTGTTCTCCCTTTGATCATCTGGACATGAATCGTTTTTTTCCAGGCAATGCTGAGGGCAGTCCTACCATGCAATTGGCTGATCGGTTATGGAAGGAGACTCGTGATGTAGAGTTCCTCGTCGATATTCACTGCTGTGGCGTTGATGGGTCCACCTATACGCTTGCTCTCTATGAGCAGTATCCTGAGATGAAGGAACTGGCTGAGGCGTTAGGAATTCCGGTTGTCATTCAGTCTGGCGGCCAGGCAGGACAGTTGTTTGTAGAATCCTGCCATACGGGACAAAAGGCATTGATCATTGAACTGCCGGGCGGACAACCAGGCGGGGTGATCAATGCTAAGGCTGCAGAAGAATGCTGTGAGGCATTGAACAGGTACTTAATCCGACTAGGCGTTCTTGAGGGAGAATTACATCAATCACAAGTCACCTTTTATGGAAGGATAAACACGCTATTGGCTCCTCATCCAGGACTGTTTTTGCCTCTTGCAACAGCAGGCGCTCGTTGCGACAAAGGCCATTTGCTTGGCACATTCGAAGGTCATCCTGTCATTGCTCCTTTTTCCGGTGTGATTACAAACCTCAGCCAAGCCCGCTATTGCTTTGCTGGCGAGCGCATGGCAGGCGTGGCACCATTTGAGAAGGATCTATAG
- a CDS encoding S9 family peptidase, protein MSRQTDAVHSFQAYLSVGSAYSPKIVPHRGQITFISKKSGLPQLWYKNDNESSCKQYVVMPDSVMKVSHSPAGDKTILGMDWKGNEKQQLYLINNETRKVRELMVSPEHFHHLGGWSPCGTKITWSSNRRTAAFFDVFVQDVDTGQTDVVYRFDGRTTPDLWLPDGRRLLVRCLQGNNLQALHVLDLDTGGTTRIGFEQLGRYESIQMTKAGDFGYMVSDAAEDTMALYRFTLHGEPIKLVHFPKWDIEEAKLSLDETRIAYTVNEGGISVLYLYNVASGKSEPLKEIPRGVIDSISWFDDNRIVFGLKSPVIPGEIFRYDVCTRSLERLTYFSEQEGGGPSWREPELSTFVSFDGLDVPYFFYRQERANSPAVVYVHGGPESQSRYDFNSVIQYLYGQGFSVFVPNVRGSKGYGKHYMDLDNGRKRMDAVADLAALAKEIGRIGSIDSGKIGIIGRSYGGFMVLAALTHYPHLWAAGVDIVGISHFRTFLENTGPWRRKLREVEYGTLAEDSDFFEEIAPLNLSHKIQAPLLIFHGKNDTRVPVSEAEQMYADMKARGQQVELIVFEDEGHKTEKIENHIRMNEAIASFFRHHLSS, encoded by the coding sequence TTGAGTAGACAAACGGACGCTGTTCATTCATTTCAGGCTTATTTAAGCGTAGGTTCGGCTTACAGCCCGAAAATTGTGCCTCACCGGGGGCAAATTACGTTTATTTCGAAAAAAAGCGGTCTCCCGCAGCTATGGTATAAAAATGACAACGAATCAAGTTGCAAGCAGTATGTCGTCATGCCAGATTCAGTCATGAAGGTCAGTCATTCCCCGGCAGGTGACAAGACGATTCTCGGTATGGACTGGAAAGGGAACGAAAAGCAGCAACTTTATCTGATCAATAATGAGACGCGAAAAGTGCGGGAATTGATGGTTTCCCCTGAGCATTTCCACCACCTTGGAGGCTGGTCTCCATGCGGAACCAAAATAACATGGTCGAGCAATCGCAGAACTGCCGCTTTTTTCGATGTATTTGTGCAGGATGTGGACACCGGGCAAACGGACGTTGTATACCGGTTTGACGGACGCACCACTCCGGACCTGTGGCTGCCCGACGGCAGGAGACTTCTAGTCCGATGCTTGCAGGGAAACAATTTGCAGGCTTTGCACGTGCTCGATTTGGATACGGGCGGTACGACGAGAATCGGCTTTGAACAATTGGGCCGCTACGAGAGCATACAGATGACAAAAGCCGGAGATTTCGGCTATATGGTAAGCGACGCAGCCGAGGATACGATGGCTTTATATCGGTTTACTTTGCATGGGGAGCCGATCAAACTCGTTCATTTTCCAAAATGGGACATCGAAGAAGCAAAGCTGTCTTTGGATGAAACTCGGATCGCTTATACAGTGAACGAAGGTGGAATCTCCGTGCTATACCTGTACAATGTAGCGAGCGGAAAGTCCGAGCCGCTTAAGGAGATTCCGCGCGGCGTCATCGACTCCATTTCCTGGTTCGACGACAACCGGATCGTTTTTGGGCTGAAAAGTCCCGTCATTCCAGGGGAAATATTTCGCTACGACGTATGCACCCGCTCGCTGGAGAGACTCACTTATTTCAGCGAGCAAGAAGGTGGTGGCCCATCCTGGCGGGAGCCGGAGTTGAGCACCTTCGTCTCGTTCGACGGACTGGATGTTCCTTATTTTTTTTACAGACAGGAAAGGGCCAACTCACCGGCGGTCGTCTACGTTCACGGCGGCCCTGAATCGCAGTCCAGGTACGATTTCAACTCTGTCATTCAGTACTTGTACGGACAAGGCTTTTCCGTTTTCGTTCCGAACGTGCGGGGGAGCAAAGGCTACGGCAAGCATTATATGGATTTGGACAACGGCCGGAAGCGAATGGATGCAGTGGCCGATCTCGCAGCTCTAGCAAAAGAAATCGGCCGGATCGGCTCCATCGACAGCGGTAAAATCGGCATTATCGGCAGAAGCTACGGCGGATTTATGGTGCTGGCCGCATTAACACACTACCCACACTTGTGGGCAGCCGGGGTGGATATCGTCGGTATATCGCATTTTCGGACTTTTCTAGAAAACACCGGGCCTTGGCGGAGAAAATTAAGAGAAGTCGAATACGGAACACTGGCGGAAGATAGCGACTTCTTCGAGGAAATTGCCCCGCTAAACTTGTCCCATAAAATTCAAGCGCCACTGCTTATTTTCCACGGCAAAAACGATACCCGTGTTCCGGTAAGCGAAGCCGAGCAAATGTATGCAGATATGAAGGCGCGAGGCCAGCAGGTTGAACTGATCGTGTTTGAAGACGAAGGCCATAAAACAGAGAAAATCGAAAACCACATTCGAATGAATGAAGCCATCGCGTCTTTTTTCCGGCACCATTTAAGTTCTTGA
- a CDS encoding DMT family transporter, with the protein MSWMLLIAAGLLEVVGVIGIKLVARNNNWFNNIILIAGFISSFQLLVRAMETIPLATAYAVWTGIGTVGAAVVGMIFFKESKSWIRIGCILGIIFSVVGLKIVS; encoded by the coding sequence GTGAGTTGGATGTTGCTTATTGCGGCGGGGCTATTGGAAGTTGTCGGGGTCATTGGGATTAAACTCGTCGCCCGAAATAACAATTGGTTCAATAACATCATTCTTATTGCCGGATTCATCTCAAGCTTCCAATTGCTTGTCCGAGCAATGGAAACGATACCGCTGGCAACAGCTTATGCGGTTTGGACAGGAATTGGAACCGTCGGGGCTGCCGTGGTCGGAATGATATTTTTCAAAGAGTCGAAGAGTTGGATTCGGATCGGCTGCATACTTGGAATTATTTTCTCTGTAGTTGGATTAAAGATAGTCAGCTAA
- the iadA gene encoding beta-aspartyl-peptidase: MVTLIKNGTVYSPEYMGEQDILIIGNKIAEVKKEIGSCSIFSAIEVIDATGKLVVPGFIDQHVHLIGGGGETGFNSRTPELALSKIIEAGVTTVVGLLGTDGFARHIESLYAKSKGLEKEGLTTFMHTGSYTIPSTTITGSVDRDILFIDKVIGVKVAISDHRSSHCTGEELTRLASQARVAGMLSDKPGMVHVHIGRGKDQLNMILDIVENTNIPITQFVPTHVTRTRELFEQAKQFVRLGGRIDITTYSEFTSTNDLKPSKAVMECIKEGLPIESITVSSDGNGSIPKYDSTGKIVGMGVGNLNASHLFLKNLVQEEGADLSVALKFLTVNVAKVLDIFPEKGKLQAGSDGDLLILNKELNIDTVYAMGKKMMEHGEVMVKGTFED; this comes from the coding sequence ATGGTTACATTAATAAAAAATGGTACCGTATATTCGCCGGAGTACATGGGAGAACAGGATATCCTGATTATCGGTAACAAAATCGCCGAAGTGAAAAAAGAGATTGGAAGCTGTAGCATTTTTTCGGCTATTGAAGTTATCGATGCGACTGGAAAACTGGTGGTTCCAGGGTTTATCGATCAGCACGTTCATCTCATTGGTGGAGGAGGGGAAACTGGTTTCAACAGTCGTACTCCAGAACTCGCGTTATCGAAAATTATCGAAGCAGGGGTTACCACTGTTGTAGGACTATTGGGAACTGACGGATTTGCAAGACATATAGAATCGTTATATGCAAAATCAAAAGGGTTAGAAAAAGAAGGACTTACTACATTTATGCATACAGGTTCGTATACGATTCCAAGCACGACAATTACCGGCAGTGTCGATCGAGATATTTTATTTATCGATAAAGTGATAGGGGTCAAGGTTGCCATTTCTGACCATCGTTCTTCGCATTGCACTGGAGAAGAGCTCACTAGATTGGCCTCCCAGGCAAGAGTTGCAGGGATGTTAAGCGATAAACCAGGTATGGTGCATGTTCATATAGGACGAGGAAAAGATCAGTTAAACATGATTTTAGACATTGTTGAAAATACAAACATACCTATTACGCAATTTGTTCCTACCCATGTGACTAGAACAAGAGAGCTTTTCGAACAAGCGAAGCAATTTGTTAGGTTGGGTGGGCGAATCGATATAACGACGTATTCCGAATTTACTTCCACGAATGATCTAAAGCCTAGCAAAGCTGTGATGGAGTGCATCAAGGAAGGGTTGCCAATCGAATCAATTACGGTCAGCTCCGATGGAAACGGGAGCATTCCTAAATACGACAGTACAGGTAAAATTGTCGGCATGGGTGTTGGGAACTTAAATGCCTCGCACTTGTTCCTGAAAAACCTGGTACAGGAAGAGGGAGCAGATCTTAGTGTAGCCTTGAAATTTCTGACGGTAAATGTAGCCAAGGTTTTAGATATTTTTCCTGAGAAGGGGAAGCTCCAAGCTGGAAGCGACGGTGATCTGTTAATCCTGAACAAAGAATTGAACATCGATACGGTATATGCCATGGGGAAAAAAATGATGGAACATGGAGAAGTAATGGTCAAGGGTACCTTTGAAGATTAA
- a CDS encoding Ger(x)C family spore germination C-terminal domain-containing protein, which produces MLVQPNGQITVKLALKWTVNVIEFSRDRLRDKKLVARLNRHLSKEMADLAQKTLRKMQEARFDGLGIGRQLMVFHPDTWEKQKEDWGSNYQKVRFAPEIRLEITREGIIN; this is translated from the coding sequence GTGTTGGTTCAGCCGAACGGTCAAATTACAGTTAAGCTGGCACTGAAATGGACAGTGAATGTCATTGAATTTTCTAGAGATCGCTTGCGTGATAAAAAATTGGTTGCCCGATTAAACCGGCATCTATCCAAAGAAATGGCTGATTTGGCACAAAAAACGCTGCGAAAAATGCAAGAAGCCCGCTTCGACGGATTAGGTATCGGCAGGCAACTCATGGTGTTCCATCCAGATACTTGGGAGAAGCAGAAGGAAGACTGGGGGAGCAACTATCAAAAAGTACGTTTTGCTCCTGAGATTCGGCTAGAAATTACGAGGGAAGGGATTATAAACTAA
- a CDS encoding M20/M25/M40 family metallo-hydrolase: MATEETEVNSIAAFTISDDVKARFKTLMANTNVKSALEFIKSDNERTLGDQIEITEIPAPPFKEEVRANYYKKRLKELKLADVMMDSEGSVFGVRRGTGNGPTLFISAHLDTVFPEGTDTKVRKEDGKYIGPGIADDGRGLAALLSLVRTFEIVGLQTRGNIIFGAVVGEEGLGDLRGVKAMFRNHQNIDGYISIEPGRPTRTIYLATGSLRYNAVYKGPGGHSYGAFGHPSHG, encoded by the coding sequence ATGGCAACTGAAGAAACAGAGGTGAACAGTATAGCGGCATTTACGATCTCGGACGATGTAAAGGCTCGGTTTAAAACGCTGATGGCCAACACAAACGTGAAGTCGGCACTCGAATTTATTAAATCGGACAATGAGCGCACGTTGGGCGATCAAATTGAAATTACCGAAATTCCGGCCCCTCCCTTTAAGGAAGAAGTTCGCGCGAATTATTACAAAAAACGGCTGAAAGAGCTAAAATTAGCGGATGTGATGATGGATTCCGAAGGGAGTGTGTTCGGGGTCCGACGAGGAACTGGGAACGGACCGACGCTCTTTATCTCTGCTCATTTGGACACAGTTTTTCCGGAAGGAACCGATACGAAGGTAAGAAAAGAGGATGGCAAGTACATCGGACCGGGAATTGCCGACGACGGTAGAGGACTGGCTGCATTGCTTTCACTTGTCCGCACGTTCGAAATTGTTGGGTTGCAAACCCGGGGAAATATTATTTTTGGCGCTGTTGTCGGTGAGGAAGGGTTAGGAGATTTACGCGGAGTGAAGGCGATGTTCAGAAACCACCAAAATATTGACGGCTACATATCGATCGAGCCGGGCAGGCCGACACGCACGATCTATTTGGCAACGGGATCGCTCAGATACAACGCGGTGTATAAAGGTCCAGGCGGCCACAGCTACGGCGCCTTTGGCCATCCGAGCCATGGGTAG
- a CDS encoding tyrosine-type recombinase/integrase has product MQVRRAIDEFLSYMQVERNVSVNTIRSYAYDLHVFEAFLQKVHGITELQHVYNSTFRRFVQDQVIEHQTRPRTLQRRISCLKSFCRFCAKENWITYEFMVGIQAPKTDKKLSVYMKLIELQQLFRFLESDQRKFALRNHVMFKLLATTGMRRQELVDLTWEQIDLEWNTVRIYGKGNKERVLPLHPMVLPLIQRYREQVEPYRLHPKEPVFTNYLGEILDPRGLHRIFKLTLAHAGLPPHRFTLHHLRHTFATLLLRSQDAASKVDIRTLQELLGHESLATTSIYTHVDLEQKKQAIESLRVDL; this is encoded by the coding sequence TTGCAGGTTAGACGAGCGATTGATGAATTTTTGAGTTACATGCAGGTTGAGCGGAATGTATCCGTCAACACGATTCGCAGCTACGCGTACGATTTACACGTATTTGAGGCATTCTTACAGAAAGTTCACGGAATAACTGAGCTGCAGCACGTGTATAATTCGACGTTTCGGCGTTTCGTACAAGACCAGGTCATTGAGCATCAGACAAGGCCAAGAACGCTGCAAAGGCGTATTTCTTGCTTAAAATCCTTTTGTCGCTTTTGTGCAAAGGAAAATTGGATCACCTATGAGTTTATGGTGGGCATTCAAGCACCGAAAACAGATAAAAAACTGTCAGTTTATATGAAGTTAATCGAGTTACAACAGCTTTTTCGATTTCTCGAATCTGACCAACGAAAGTTTGCGTTACGTAACCATGTCATGTTCAAGCTATTAGCGACAACCGGCATGCGCCGACAAGAATTAGTTGATTTGACTTGGGAACAAATTGATCTGGAATGGAATACTGTAAGGATCTACGGGAAAGGTAACAAGGAACGAGTCCTCCCTCTCCATCCGATGGTGCTACCATTGATCCAGAGGTATCGTGAGCAGGTGGAACCTTATCGGTTGCACCCAAAAGAACCGGTTTTTACGAATTATCTTGGCGAAATATTAGACCCGCGGGGACTACATCGTATCTTTAAATTAACCCTTGCGCATGCAGGTTTACCACCACATCGTTTTACGCTGCATCATCTGCGACATACGTTTGCGACGTTGCTGCTACGTTCCCAGGATGCTGCTTCCAAAGTGGATATCCGTACGTTACAGGAACTTCTTGGCCACGAAAGCTTAGCAACTACGTCTATCTACACCCATGTAGACCTCGAACAAAAGAAACAAGCAATTGAATCTCTGAGAGTTGACTTGTAA
- a CDS encoding DMT family transporter, translating into MAEKKDKRISESRAWAYVLLGGLLEIVWASGFKYEAIPSIVVLVSLIVSFDLIIKATKVLPVGTAYAVFAGMGTLGTTVVEIVLSGGVSVLRIVLILTLLAFIIGLKLSSKGGES; encoded by the coding sequence ATGGCAGAAAAAAAAGATAAGCGTATAAGCGAGTCGAGAGCATGGGCCTATGTGCTCTTAGGAGGACTATTGGAAATTGTATGGGCAAGCGGGTTTAAATACGAGGCCATTCCTAGCATTGTCGTTCTTGTCTCCTTAATAGTAAGTTTCGATTTGATCATAAAGGCTACCAAAGTGCTGCCGGTTGGTACGGCATACGCCGTTTTTGCAGGGATGGGGACTTTGGGAACTACGGTTGTGGAAATCGTGCTGTCTGGCGGCGTTAGCGTTTTGAGAATTGTACTTATACTAACGCTGTTAGCATTTATCATCGGTTTGAAATTATCGAGTAAAGGCGGTGAATCGTAG
- a CDS encoding peptidase dimerization domain-containing protein, translating to MGRAIAKIADLQTPINPKTTFTVGTVCGGTSVNTIAADAQILIDVRSNSPEELQILGEKVTATLYEAAKEEGARWGSEAIEVHIDVVGHRPAGYQPADALIVQASLASAAALGFVPQLSQASSTDANVPISLGIPAVTLGGGGSNGGAHTLNEWFDPTDAYYGVQRIFLTTLALVGMDNVVEPLLSKR from the coding sequence ATGGGTAGAGCGATTGCGAAAATCGCCGATCTGCAAACGCCGATAAATCCGAAGACGACCTTTACCGTCGGTACGGTCTGCGGCGGCACATCGGTAAATACGATTGCAGCTGATGCGCAAATACTGATCGATGTGCGCTCAAATTCTCCCGAAGAATTGCAAATTTTGGGGGAAAAAGTGACCGCCACTCTGTACGAAGCGGCTAAGGAAGAAGGCGCACGCTGGGGAAGCGAGGCGATCGAGGTCCATATTGACGTTGTTGGACATCGCCCGGCCGGCTACCAACCTGCGGACGCGCTTATCGTACAGGCCTCGCTCGCCTCGGCTGCGGCGCTCGGCTTTGTGCCCCAGCTCTCCCAAGCGAGCAGTACCGACGCCAATGTGCCGATCAGCCTTGGAATCCCTGCAGTCACTTTAGGAGGCGGCGGATCGAACGGGGGAGCGCACACTCTAAACGAATGGTTCGATCCGACGGATGCCTATTATGGGGTGCAAAGGATATTTTTGACGACACTGGCGCTGGTCGGAATGGACAACGTTGTTGAGCCTCTGCTGTCAAAAAGATAA